A stretch of Triticum aestivum cultivar Chinese Spring chromosome 1D, IWGSC CS RefSeq v2.1, whole genome shotgun sequence DNA encodes these proteins:
- the LOC123161203 gene encoding uncharacterized protein: protein MSHGSYLLDATISRVLAAHQGPGRHFCAPVYHLPVDRADAWLRSPALDNLHELELCCYRFFLPSPPQTLQPPPAAALRFSDTLCVATIGDCHLTDSTIQALHFPKLQKLALKRVGISESSFGFGHLRINSINLTGICVKAYSHGRGLNFGELIIENAPFLGSLILSDRLHGLHVDSLTTAVHTIKILAVDMHALSLDVVLDLMRCFPCLEKLYIQSTGPGKTNSWCRKHRDLIRSLDIRLKTIVWRHYRGIKSHVDFATFFILNAGVLELMTFEVNSEDYNEEFFAQHRKMLQVDNRASRGARFRFTSDCTLSLPS, encoded by the exons atgtcgcatgggagctatttgcTCGATGCCACCATATCGCGCGTTCTCGCCGCCCACCAGGGCCCTGGCCGCCACTTCTGCGCGCCCGTCTACCACCTCCCCGTCGACCGAGCCGACGCCTGGCTCAGATCCCCCGCCCTCGACAACCTCCATGAGCTCGAGCTTTGCTGCTACCGATTTTTTTTACCATCTCCACCGCAAACACTGCAGCCGCCGCCAGCAGCCGCCTTGCGCTTCTCGGACACCCTTTGTGTTGCCACCATCGGAGATTGCCACCTTACCGACAGCACCATCCAAGCGCTTCACTTCCCTAAGCTTCAGAAGCTCGCGCTTAAACGGGTCGGGATCTCTGAATCCTC CTTCGGCTTTGGTCACCTCCGAATCAACTCTATTAACCTTACAGGCATATGTGTCAAAGCTTATAGTCATGGGAGAGGGCTCAATTTTGGGGAACTCATTATTGAGAATGCCCCTTTTCTTGGTAGCTTGATCCTAAGTGATCGCCTGCAT GGGTTGCATGTTGATAGCCTGACGACAGCGGTGCACACTATCAAGATTTTAGCTGTTGATATGCATGCTCTTAGTCTCGATGTTGTTCTTGACCTGATGAGATGCTTTCCTTGCTTGGAAAAGCTATACATTCAG TCAACTGGACCCGGGAAAACCAACTCCTGGTGCCGTAAACACCGGGATCTTATAAGATCTCTTGACATCCGTCTCAAGACAATTGTTTGGCGACATTATCGGGGTATCAAGTCACATGTTGACTTCGCCACATTCTTTATACTAAACGCTGGAGTGTTGGAATTGATGACTTTTGAGGTTAATTCTGAAGATTACAATGAGGAGTTCTTTGCACAACACCGTAAGATGCTTCAGGTGGATAACAGGGCCTCGAGAGGCGCTCGATTTCGTTTCACATCGGATTG TACGCTCAGCTTACCAAGTTGA